From Canis lupus familiaris isolate Mischka breed German Shepherd unplaced genomic scaffold, alternate assembly UU_Cfam_GSD_1.0 chrUn_S348H508, whole genome shotgun sequence, the proteins below share one genomic window:
- the LOC119879151 gene encoding LOW QUALITY PROTEIN: leucine-rich repeat-containing protein 37A-like (The sequence of the model RefSeq protein was modified relative to this genomic sequence to represent the inferred CDS: deleted 1 base in 1 codon) produces MQFLHKLILSHNPLTTVEDSYLFKLPALKYLDMGTTQVSLSTIESILMMTLELEKLILPSRMSCCLCQLKNNIEVVCKTVKLHCDGECLTNATRCDEKASIMNVEGSFMKVLKARKKSTSTELTIEPEKASSDKNGIGLSAFMNEQLDFNDESDVISALNYILPYFSEGNVEDVESTLLPFIKTLFSNVQDGDKPVGYLKNNTKSPSLEPGPNNSTYKNKLRKLSFLENLLDAEIQEKIDEVKKKEKTAMLIPPGILGPKFKKLETAQGQEKTLPKAKNLRKRWFRKNSVLKGPKDLQKRHYKEVDVQSTQGKQSAQSFVKNMAKERRLSGPSPRELEELHMAQRPRKLVGNSVHTESSFIKEHKAAASSFPKQNIMGKPSASTAPKSLPKVKNKSEDSTYPIVVLEDANARVREMEASRPVSHSGKKYIFHKIRSRIVQRTPKTKKSKKFRKKNSLSNRLMPAQRPPLPAVRSLIDSPSQEAISSSEKRIQENPFPELFTLSEPSKENTTVENTTAQNASEEIISPGSTTVSEQTPPEFTNRRNLSNTYSTTTRDNFVPTVKQTNETQWEYHNLVTDLPPKPTGFSVAKLSSAGDLFEIQLNQQLRSLIPNNDVRRLISHVIRTLKMDCSETNVQLACAKLISRTGLLMKLLSEQQEVKVSKAEWDTDQWKRTENYINESTEAQSEQKEQKSSEGFFWRRRPLWLRDMYRPLNATRKKNMAQKLHDRDSSDEDEIFNKEPGEKGGAPVEKPRAADSAAEDLGEESDSELRTVIVLK; encoded by the exons AATTCTCAGTCATAACCCTCTGACAACTGTTGAAgattcatatctttttaaattgccagcattaaaatattt AGACATGGGAACAACACAGGTGTCACTTTCAACAATTGAGAGCATTCTCATGATGACCCTTGAATTGGAAAAACT GATATTACCTAGCCGTATGTCCTGTTGTCTCTGCCAACTCAAAAATAATATTGAGGTT GTTTGCAAGACAGTCAAGCTGCATTGTGACGGTGAATGTTTGACAAATGCCACACGTTGTG ATGAAAAAGCATCTATAATGAATGTAGAAGGATCATTCATGAAGGTATTAAAAGCCCGGAAGAAGAGTACCAGTACTGAGCTGACAATTGAGCCAGAGAAGGCATCCTCAGACAAAAATGGCATCGGTCTGTCAGCCTTTATGAATGAGCAGTTAGACTTTAATGATGAAAGTGATGTTATCAGTGCGCTGAATTACATATTACCTTATTTCTCAGAGGGAAATGTAGAAGATGTAGAATCAACATTACTACCATTCATTAAAACTCTGTTTTCAAATGTTCAAGATGGAGACAAGCCTGTGGGTTACttgaaaaacaacacaaagagCCCTTCTCTTGAACCTGGACCCAACAATTcaacttacaaaaataaactgaggaaACTCTCTTTCCTGGAAAATTTGTTAGATgcagaaattcaagaaaaaattgatgaggtaaaaaagaaagaaaaaactgccatGCTTATACCTCCCGGGATTTTAGGTCCCAAATTTAAGAAATTGGAAACTGCCCAAGGACAGGAAAAGACCCTTCCCAAGGCTAAGAATTTACGGAAGAGGTGGTTTAGAAAAAACAGTGTTCTCAAGGGCCCCAAGGACCTACAGAAAAGGCACTACAAGGAAGTGGACGTTCAGAGCACCCAAGGGAAACAGAGTGCCCAGTCATTTGTGAAGAACATGGCCAAAGAAAGAAGGCTCAGTGGACCATCCCCAAGGGAGCTGGAGGAGCTTCACATGGCCCAGAGGCCCAGGAAATTAGTGGGAAACTCCGTCCACACAGAGTCTTCATTCATAAAGGAGCACAAGGCAGCAGCCTCTTCTTTCCCGAAGCAAAACATAATGGGCAAGCCTTCTGCCTCCACTGCTCCAAAATCCCTACCTAAGGtgaaaaacaaatcagaagactCAACCTACCCCATTGTTGTTTTAGAAGATGCGAATGCTAGAGTTAGGGAAATGGAGGCTTCCAGACCAGTCTCGCATtctggaaaaaagtatattttccataaaattcgCTCACGTATAGTCCAAAGAACACCCAagaccaaaaaaagtaaaaagttcagaaagaaaaactcacTCTCGAATAGATTGATGCCTGCACAGAGGCCTCCATTGCCTGCCGTCAGGAGCCTCATCGATTCCCCTTCACAGGAGGCTATTTCATCTTCAGAAAAACGAATTCAGGAAAATCCTTTTCCAGAATTATTTACTCTTTCAGAACCTTCTAAAGAAAACACTACTGTAGAAAACACTACTGCACAGAATGCttctgaagaaattatttctcCAGGAAGCACTACTGTATCAGAACAAACTCCCCCTGAATTCACAAACCGTAGGAATCTTTCCAATACATATTCTACTACCACCAGAGACAACTTTGTGCCGACTGTTAAACAAACCAATGAAACACAATGGGAATACCACAACTTGGTCACTGACTTGCCCCCAAAGCCCACAGGCTTCAGTGTTGCAAAGCTCTCATCCGCAGGTGATCTATTTGAAATTCAGCTAAACCAGCAGCTACGGTCCCTCATCCCGAATAATGACGTGAGAAGGCTCATTTCTCATGTTATCCGGACTTTGAAAATGGACTGCTCTGAGACCAATGTGCAACTGGCCTGTGCCAAGCTTATCTCCAGAACAGGCCTCCTGATGAAGCTTCTCAGCGAGCAGCAGGAAGTAAAGGTGTCCAAGGCAGAGTGGGATACAGACCAATGGAAGAGAACTGAGAACTATATCAATGAGAGCACAGAAGCCCAGAGTGAACAGAAAGAGCAGAAGTCAAGTGAG GGCTTTTTCTGGAGAAGGCGGCCACTTTGGCTTCGGGACATGTACAGACCTCTCAATGCCACACGGAAGAAAAACATGGCACAGAAGCTACACGACAGGGATTCTTCTGATGAGGATGAGATTTTCAACAAGGAACCAGG AGAGAAAGGTGGTGCCCCAGTAGAGAAGCCTCGGGCTGCAGATTCAGCTGCTGAAGACCTGGGTGAGGAGAGCGACAGTGAACTCCGCACCGTCATCGTCCTCAAGTGA